One window of Paroedura picta isolate Pp20150507F chromosome 2, Ppicta_v3.0, whole genome shotgun sequence genomic DNA carries:
- the LOC143828719 gene encoding olfactory receptor 9G19-like isoform X2: MEETNQTTVTKFILLGFTTDHKLQLILFVVFLVIYMVSLAGNITLIVLICRSSRLHTPMYFFIGNLSFLDLWYSSVYTPKILVNCISEDKSISFGGCAAQFFFSAGLAYSECYLLAAMAYDRYVAIATPLLYATAMSRKLCTGLVALSYLNGFINATIITSETFTLSFCDGNIIDDFFCDLPPLVKLSCTVPESYQTVLYFILASNVITPSALILASYTFILAAILRIRSTEGRLKAFSTCASHLTAVTLYYGSILFIYSRPSSSYALERDKVVSVFYTVVIPMLNPLIYSLRNKEVKNSLKQSVRT; the protein is encoded by the coding sequence ATGGAAGAAACAAATCAAACCACGGTGACTAAGTTTATCCTTCTAGGATTCACGACGGACCACAAATTGCAGTTGATCCTCTTTGTGGTCTTTCTGGTAATATATATGGTTAGCCTGGCAGGGAACATCACTCTCATTGTTTTAATCTGCAGAAGCTCCCGTCTTCATACACCCATGTATTTCTTCATTGGGAATCTGTCTTTCCTAGACCTCTGGTACTCCTCTGTTTACACCCCTAAGATCCTGGTGAATTGTATCTCAGAGGACAAAAGCATTTCCTTTGGGGGTTGTGCtgcccagttcttcttctctgcTGGTCTTGCATATAGTGAGTGCTACCTCCTGGCAGCCATGGCTTATGATCGTTATGTGGCCATAGCTACTCCATTACTATATGCCACTGCCATGTCCAGAAAGCTGTGCACAGGGCTAGTAGCCCTTTCATATCTAAATGGTTTTATCAATGCCACGATCATCACCAGTGAAACCTTCACTCTGAGCTTCTGTGATGGCAACATTATTGATGACTTCTTCTGTGATCTACCTCCACTAGTGAAGCTTTCCTGCACTGTGCCTGAAAGCTACCAGACTGTGCTGTACTTCATTCTGGCCTCGAATGTCATCACACCTTCAGCACTTATCCTTGCCTCCTATACCTTTATTCTGGCAGCCATCTTGCGGATCCGCTCCACTGAAGGGAGGCTGAAAGCCTTCTCTACATGTGCCTCCCACCTGACAGCTGTCACTTTGTACTATGGATCAATCCTCTTCATCTACTCACGCCCCAGCTCCAGTTATGCTTTAGAGAGGGATAAAGTAGTATCTGTGTTCTACACTGTGGTGATCCCAATGCTGAATCCCTTAATCTACAGCCTAAGGAACAAAGAAGTGAAGAAT
- the LOC143828719 gene encoding olfactory receptor 9G19-like isoform X1, whose amino-acid sequence MEETNQTTVTKFILLGFTTDHKLQLILFVVFLVIYMVSLAGNITLIVLICRSSRLHTPMYFFIGNLSFLDLWYSSVYTPKILVNCISEDKSISFGGCAAQFFFSAGLAYSECYLLAAMAYDRYVAIATPLLYATAMSRKLCTGLVALSYLNGFINATIITSETFTLSFCDGNIIDDFFCDLPPLVKLSCTVPESYQTVLYFILASNVITPSALILASYTFILAAILRIRSTEGRLKAFSTCASHLTAVTLYYGSILFIYSRPSSSYALERDKVVSVFYTVVIPMLNPLIYSLRNKEVKNALKKLTMKWMAV is encoded by the coding sequence ATGGAAGAAACAAATCAAACCACGGTGACTAAGTTTATCCTTCTAGGATTCACGACGGACCACAAATTGCAGTTGATCCTCTTTGTGGTCTTTCTGGTAATATATATGGTTAGCCTGGCAGGGAACATCACTCTCATTGTTTTAATCTGCAGAAGCTCCCGTCTTCATACACCCATGTATTTCTTCATTGGGAATCTGTCTTTCCTAGACCTCTGGTACTCCTCTGTTTACACCCCTAAGATCCTGGTGAATTGTATCTCAGAGGACAAAAGCATTTCCTTTGGGGGTTGTGCtgcccagttcttcttctctgcTGGTCTTGCATATAGTGAGTGCTACCTCCTGGCAGCCATGGCTTATGATCGTTATGTGGCCATAGCTACTCCATTACTATATGCCACTGCCATGTCCAGAAAGCTGTGCACAGGGCTAGTAGCCCTTTCATATCTAAATGGTTTTATCAATGCCACGATCATCACCAGTGAAACCTTCACTCTGAGCTTCTGTGATGGCAACATTATTGATGACTTCTTCTGTGATCTACCTCCACTAGTGAAGCTTTCCTGCACTGTGCCTGAAAGCTACCAGACTGTGCTGTACTTCATTCTGGCCTCGAATGTCATCACACCTTCAGCACTTATCCTTGCCTCCTATACCTTTATTCTGGCAGCCATCTTGCGGATCCGCTCCACTGAAGGGAGGCTGAAAGCCTTCTCTACATGTGCCTCCCACCTGACAGCTGTCACTTTGTACTATGGATCAATCCTCTTCATCTACTCACGCCCCAGCTCCAGTTATGCTTTAGAGAGGGATAAAGTAGTATCTGTGTTCTACACTGTGGTGATCCCAATGCTGAATCCCTTAATCTACAGCCTAAGGAACAAAGAAGTGAAGAATGCTCTGAAGAAACTAACGATGAAATGGATGGCAGTCTGA